A DNA window from Thalassospiraceae bacterium LMO-JJ14 contains the following coding sequences:
- a CDS encoding UDP-glucose/GDP-mannose dehydrogenase family protein codes for MRVAMIGTGYVGLVSGACFSEFGHDVVCVDKDEAKIAGLHEGRMPIYEPGLEGLVEGNVKAGRLTFTKDLEGALKGADAVFIAVGTPSRRGDGHADLSYVYAAAEEIARGMDGYTVIVTKSTVPVGTGREVERIIRETCPDADFDVVSNPEFLREGSAIEDFMRPDRVVIGTNSDRAKEVMRDLYRPLYLIETPIVFTSRQSSELIKYAANTFLATKITFINEIADLCEQVDANVHDVARGIGLDGRIGRKFLHAGPGYGGSCFPKDTRALVSTARDAGSPLKIVETVVALNEERKQQMAKRIIAAAGGDINGKKVAVLGLTFKPNTDDMRESPSLDIVPALQKAGATITAYDPEGMDEAKQMLNDVTWCDGAYETMAGADVLAIITEWNEFRALDLERVKSLMNAAVIVDLRNVYDPDVMAEKGFSYHSIGRPGPMAGGN; via the coding sequence ATGCGCGTAGCAATGATCGGGACAGGATATGTCGGTCTCGTCTCCGGAGCGTGCTTTTCCGAATTCGGTCACGATGTCGTTTGTGTCGACAAGGACGAAGCAAAAATCGCCGGTCTTCACGAAGGCAGGATGCCGATCTATGAACCGGGCCTGGAAGGCCTCGTCGAAGGTAACGTCAAAGCCGGGCGGTTGACGTTTACGAAAGATCTGGAAGGCGCCCTGAAAGGGGCCGATGCGGTGTTTATCGCCGTCGGTACGCCCAGCCGTCGCGGCGACGGTCACGCCGACCTCAGCTACGTCTATGCGGCCGCCGAGGAAATAGCCCGTGGCATGGACGGCTATACCGTCATCGTCACAAAATCGACGGTCCCCGTCGGCACCGGCCGCGAAGTCGAGCGCATTATCCGCGAAACGTGCCCCGATGCGGATTTCGATGTGGTTTCAAACCCGGAATTCCTGCGTGAAGGTTCCGCCATCGAGGATTTCATGCGCCCGGACCGTGTCGTCATCGGTACCAATTCCGACCGTGCCAAGGAAGTGATGCGCGATCTTTACCGGCCGCTGTACCTGATCGAAACACCGATCGTCTTTACATCGCGTCAGTCTTCGGAACTCATCAAGTACGCCGCCAACACATTCCTGGCGACGAAAATCACCTTCATCAACGAGATCGCCGATCTTTGCGAGCAGGTCGATGCCAATGTGCATGACGTGGCGCGGGGTATCGGTCTGGATGGCCGGATCGGCCGCAAGTTCCTTCATGCCGGACCGGGTTACGGCGGGTCATGCTTTCCCAAGGACACACGGGCACTGGTGTCGACCGCACGCGATGCCGGCAGCCCGCTCAAGATCGTTGAAACCGTCGTTGCCCTGAACGAGGAACGCAAGCAGCAGATGGCCAAGCGGATCATTGCCGCGGCCGGGGGCGATATTAACGGTAAAAAAGTCGCTGTCCTCGGTCTGACCTTCAAGCCGAATACGGATGACATGCGTGAAAGTCCGAGCCTCGATATCGTGCCGGCATTGCAGAAGGCCGGGGCAACGATTACGGCCTATGATCCTGAAGGCATGGACGAGGCAAAGCAGATGCTGAACGATGTGACCTGGTGCGACGGCGCTTACGAGACCATGGCCGGTGCCGATGTTCTGGCCATCATCACCGAATGGAATGAATTCCGCGCGCTCGACCTGGAGCGCGTCAAATCACTGATGAACGCGGCGGTCATCGTCGACCTCAGGAATGTCTACGATCCGGACGTTATGGCCGAGAAAGGTTTCTCATATCACAGCATCGGCCGTCCGGGTCCGATGGCAGGAGGCAACTGA
- a CDS encoding phosphomannomutase/phosphoglucomutase, with amino-acid sequence MSRRLKSSLAPSILRAYDIRGIVDENFSEDDLYVIGKAFAAEMIARGLKRACVGYDGRLSSPMLEQALVDGLVSSGIDVLRSGLGPSPMLYYATYKLEADAGLMITGSHNPPEFNGLKMTLGGHAFFDEDIQRLGRRVIDQDFVDGAGHARHVNVFDDYVARIVSDYRGGKELRVAWDPGNGAAGDVTKALTERLPGTHFLINEKIDGTFPAHHPDPTVEKNLVQLKALVADNKCDLGIGFDGDGDRIGVIDAAGNVMWGDQLLVMLAGEVLADHPGAPILCDVKASRVFFDEIRKMGGEPVMWKAGHSHIKSKMAELNSPLAGEMSAHIFFKHRYYGYDDAIYTAIRLLSVIASSQHSFTEMLAALPVMHNTPEIRFDCDDARKFEAVDEITARARLLDGVEIFDMDGVRVETPYGWWLLRASNTQPMLVVRCESETAEGLERLKDDVRAQLSQSGIDASAI; translated from the coding sequence GTGTCCAGGCGGCTCAAATCGTCGCTCGCGCCGTCGATTTTGCGGGCCTACGACATTCGTGGCATCGTCGATGAAAATTTCAGCGAGGATGACCTGTATGTCATCGGCAAGGCCTTTGCCGCTGAAATGATCGCGCGCGGCCTGAAACGGGCATGCGTCGGCTATGACGGGCGTCTGTCGTCACCGATGCTGGAACAGGCGCTGGTCGATGGTCTGGTGTCGTCGGGTATCGATGTTTTGCGCTCCGGGCTGGGACCGTCCCCCATGCTCTATTACGCCACCTACAAGCTCGAGGCGGATGCCGGTCTGATGATCACCGGCTCGCATAACCCGCCGGAATTCAACGGTCTGAAAATGACGTTGGGTGGGCATGCCTTTTTTGACGAAGACATCCAGCGTCTGGGGCGCCGTGTTATCGATCAGGATTTTGTCGACGGCGCGGGGCATGCCCGGCATGTGAACGTGTTCGATGATTATGTCGCCCGGATTGTTTCGGATTACCGCGGGGGCAAGGAACTGCGTGTTGCCTGGGATCCCGGCAATGGTGCAGCAGGCGACGTGACAAAGGCCCTGACGGAAAGACTTCCGGGTACGCATTTCCTCATCAATGAAAAGATCGACGGAACATTCCCCGCGCATCATCCGGACCCGACGGTCGAGAAGAACCTGGTTCAACTGAAAGCGCTGGTCGCCGACAACAAATGCGATCTCGGGATAGGCTTCGATGGCGACGGCGACAGGATCGGCGTTATCGATGCCGCCGGGAACGTGATGTGGGGCGATCAGCTTCTGGTGATGCTGGCCGGTGAAGTCCTGGCCGATCACCCGGGCGCCCCGATTCTTTGTGACGTCAAGGCAAGCCGTGTCTTTTTCGATGAAATCCGCAAGATGGGCGGCGAGCCGGTGATGTGGAAGGCCGGACATTCCCATATCAAGTCGAAGATGGCGGAACTCAATTCACCCCTTGCCGGCGAAATGAGTGCACACATCTTCTTCAAGCACCGGTATTACGGTTATGACGATGCGATTTATACGGCGATACGGCTGTTGTCCGTGATTGCGTCATCGCAACATTCATTTACGGAAATGCTGGCGGCGCTACCTGTCATGCACAACACGCCTGAAATCCGGTTCGATTGCGACGACGCGCGTAAATTCGAAGCCGTTGACGAAATCACGGCCCGCGCACGGCTTCTGGACGGTGTCGAGATTTTCGACATGGACGGTGTGCGCGTGGAGACGCCTTACGGCTGGTGGCTGCTCAGGGCCTCCAACACGCAGCCGATGCTTGTCGTTCGCTGCGAGTCGGAAACGGCTGAAGGGCTGGAACGTCTCAAGGACGATGTCCGCGCCCAGCTTTCACAATCGGGCATCGACGCTTCCGCCATTTGA